A region from the Antennarius striatus isolate MH-2024 chromosome 22, ASM4005453v1, whole genome shotgun sequence genome encodes:
- the LOC137589340 gene encoding potassium voltage-gated channel subfamily A member 5, whose product MEIALVSFENGGAKSGGGGGNAEESCRNALDGPPFVQTGPGEGKELNTRDTPAALPPPPLPHGAWRINDMNAFGCADSAVDALLRADHSPHLFDDDLLGGGDADADSTERVLINIAGLRYETQLGTLNQFPDTLLGDPAKRIKYFDPLRNEYFFDRNRPSFDGILYFYQSGGKIRRPVNVSIDVFADEIRFYQLGEEAMERFREDEGFIKEEEKPLPQNEFQKQVWLIFEYPESSSPARGIAIVSVIVITISIITFCLETLPEFRDERELPAARRPDNGTTPRPSLTFSDPFFIIETTCVIWFTFELFVRFFACPSKSEFSKTVMNIIDVMSIMPYFITVGTELAEQQGQEHQNGQQAMSLAILRVIRLVRVFRIFKLSRHSKGLQILGQTLKASMRELGLLIFFLFIGVILFSSAVYFAEADEPESHFSSIPDAFWWAVVTMTTVGYGDMRPVTVGGKIVGSLCAIAGVLTIALPVPVIVSNFNYFYHRETDQDQSSLKDEPPSGRGSPAPGRKVSGGSDRSRDGDAKEAGAVVTVAGKANLKANSSADLKRSLYAFCLDARETDL is encoded by the coding sequence ATGGAGATCGCGCTCGTGAGCTTCGAGAACGGTGGCGCGAAaagcggcggcggtggcgggaACGCCGAGGAGAGCTGCCGGAACGCGCTGGACGGCCCCCCGTTCGTCCAGACCGGCCCCGGTGAGGGGAAGGAGCTGAACACCCGGGACACCCccgctgctcttcctcctcctcctcttcctcacggCGCGTGGCGGATCAACGACATGAACGCGTTCGGCTGCGCGGACAGCGCGGTGGATGCGCTTTTACGCGCAGACCACAGCCCGCACCTGTTCGACGACgacctgctgggggggggggacgcggACGCGGACAGCACGGAGCGCGTCCTGATCAACATCGCGGGGCTCCGCTACGAGACCCAGCTGGGGACCCTGAACCAGTTCCCCGACACCCTGCTGGGGGACCCCGCCAAGAGGATCAAGTACTTCGATCCCCTCCGGAACGAGTACTTCTTCGATAGGAACCGGCCCAGCTTCGACGGGATCCTGTACTTCTACCAGTCAGGGGGGAAGATCCGGCGCCCGGTCAACGTGTCCATCGACGTGTTCGCCGACGAGATCCGCTTCTACCAGCTGGGGGAGGAGGCCATGGAGCGCTTCAGGGAGGACGAGGGCTTCatcaaggaggaggagaagccgCTGCCCCAGAACGAGTTCCAGAAGCAGGTGTGGCTGATTTTCGAGTACCCGGAGAGCTCCAGCCCGGCGCGCGGCATCGCCATCGTGTccgtcatcgtcatcaccatctccatcatcacCTTCTGCCTGGAGACGTTGCCCGAGTTCCGTGACGAGCGCGAGCTGCCGGCGGCGCGGCGCCCGGACAATGGCACGACGCCGCGGCCCTCGCTCACCTTCAGCGACCCCTTCTTCATCATCGAGACCACCTGCGTCATCTGGTTCACCTTCGAGCTGTTCGTGCGCTTCTTCGCCTGCCCCAGCAAGTCGGAGTTCTCCAAGACGGTGATGAACATCATCGACGTGATGTCCATCATGCCCTACTTCATCACCGTGGGAACGGAGCTGGCCGAGCAGCAGGGTCAGGAGCACCAGAACGGCCAGCAGGCCATGTCGCTCGCCATCCTCAGGGTCATCCGGTTGGTCCGCGTGTTCCGGATCTTCAAGCTGTCCCGGCATTCCAAGGGGCTGCAGATCCTGGGCCAGACCCTGAAGGCCAGCATGCGGGAGCTGggcctcctcatcttcttcctcttcatcggAGTCATCCTCTTCTCCAGCGCCGTCTACTTCGCCGAGGCCGACGAGCCGGAGTCGCACTTCTCCAGCATCCCGGACGCCTTCTGGTGGGCGGtggtcaccatgacgacggtgGGCTACGGGGACATGAGGCCGGTGACGGTTGGGGGGAAGATCGTGGGCTCGCTGTGCGCCATCGCCGGCGTGCTCACCATCGCGCTGCCCGTGCCCGTCATCGTGTCCAACTTCAACTACTTCTACCACCGCGAGACGGACCAGGACCAGTCGTCCCTGAAGGACGAGCCCCCCAGCGGGCGGGGCAGCCCCGCCCCGGGGCGCAAGGTGAGCGGAGGGTCCGACCGGTCGCGGGACGGCGACGCCAAGGAGGCGGGCGCCGTggtgacagtggcggggaagGCCAACCTGAAGGCGAACAGCAGCGCCGACCTGAAGAGGTCGCTGTATGCCTTTTGCCTGGACGCAAGGGAGACCGACCTGTGA
- the LOC137589466 gene encoding CCR4-NOT transcription complex subunit 2-like isoform X1 → MFGANRKKFMEGVEGDYADDSSLYYTQQSMFPPHRADKDMLASSSASSTGQLSQLGASLYGPQSALGFPMRGMNSSTAPPLSRSGLNQSASQLTSHASTPNTGTMHTPPSPNRGILPMSSRSVLNHSQQVGGPTGQTGGMVGGVGGERGVGSGVGAGRSNSMGSPSRSSPSIIGMPKQQQTRQPFTINSMSGFGVNRNPGFNMNNSLSNNIFNGTDGSENVTGLDLSDFPALADRSRRDGGSNPTPLLNPLAGRAPYVGMVTKPSSEQSQDFSIHNEDFPALPGPNYQSKDPTSSSDDSKTDFFFPPFLSNQNLNSSGKPAPNSDGPKFPGDKSSAPSNNNQQKKGIQVLPDGRVTNIPVGMVTDQFGMIGLLTFIRAAETDPGMVHLALGSDLTTLGLNLNSPENLYPKFASPWASAPCRPQDIDFHVPSEYLTNIHIRDKLAAIKLSRYGEDLLFYLYYMNGGDLLQLLAAVELFNRDWRYHKEERVWITRAPGMEPTLKTNAYERGTYYFFDCLNWRKVAKEFHLEYEKLEERPHVPSTFNYNPAQQAF, encoded by the exons ATGTTTGGTGCTAACCGGAAGAAGTTTATGGAGGGTGTAGAGGGCGACTACGCCGACGACTCCAGCCTCTACTACACCCAACAGTCCATGTTCCCTCCACACCGCGCCGACAAAGAC ATGCTGGCATCCTCATCGGCTTCCTCAACGGGTCAACTGTCGCAGCTCGGAGCTAGCTTATATGGACCTCAGA GTGCTCTGGGGTTTCCCATGCGGGGCATGAACAGCAGCACGGCGCCCCCGCTGAGCCGGAGCGGCTTGAACCAGTCGGCCAGCCAGCTAACCAGTCACGCCAGCACGCCCAACACCGGCACCATGCACACCCCGCCCTCTCCCAACAG GGGGATCCTACCAATGAGCAGCCGGAGCGTCCTGAACCACAGCCAGCAGGTGGGCGGGCCGACGGGCCAGACGGGCGGGATGGTGGGCGGAGTCGGAGGAGAGAGGGGCGTTGGAAGCGGCGTGGGGGCTGGGCGGAGCAACAGCATGGGGAGTCCCAGCCGGTCGTCGCCGAGCATCATCGGAATGCCCAAGCAGCAGCAGACACGGCAGCCGTTCACCATCAACAG CATGTCGGGGTTCGGGGTAAACAGGAACCCAGGCTTCAACATGAACAACTCTCTGTCCAACAACATCTTCAACGGCACAG ACGGCAGTGAGAACGTGACGGGTTTGGACCTGTCAGACTTCCCAGCGTTAGCCGACAGGAGTCGAAGGGACGGGGGCTCCAACCCCACCCCGCTGCTCAACCCGCTGGCCGGTCGGGCTCCTTACG ttGGCATGGTAACCAAGCCGTCCAGTGAACAGTCGCAGGACTTCTCCATCCACAATGAGGACTTCCCAGCACTTCCTGGTCCCAACTACCAATCAAAAGACCCCACCAGCAGCAGCGACGACAGCAAAACG GACTTCTTTTTCCCTCCCTttctgtccaatcagaatcTGAACTCATCAGGAAAGCCCGCCCCCAACTCAGATGGTCCAAAGTTCCCCGGCGACAAGAGCTCAGCGCCTAGCAACAACAACCAGCAGAAGAAAGGAATCCAGGTGCTTCCAGACG GACGAGTGACCAACATCCCGGTCGGCATGGTAACGGACCAGTTTGGGATGATCGGCCTGCTGACGTTTATCCGGGCGGCGGAGACCGACCCCGGGATGGTCCACCTGGCGCTGGGGTCTGACCTCACCACGCTGGGCCTCAACCTCAACTCACCTGA GAATCTTTATCCTAAGTTTGCATCTCCCTGGGCGTCGGCTCCGTGTCGGCCGCAGGACATCG ACTTCCACGTCCCCTCAGAGTATTTAACCAACATCCACATAAGGGACAAG CTAGCGGCTATCAAGTTGTCTCGATACGGAGAAGATCTGCTGTTTTATCTCTACTACATGAACGGAGGAGATCTACTACAGCTGCTGGCTGCTGTGGAgct gttcAACAGGGACTGGCGGTACCATAAAGAGGAGCGGGTCTGGATCACCAGAGCTCCGGGGATGGAGCCCACTCTGAAGACCAACGCCTATGAGAGAGGGACCTATTACTTCTTTGACTGCCTCAACTGGAGGAAGGTGGCcaag gAGTTCCACCTGGAGTACGAGAAGCTGGAGGAGCGGCCTCACGTTCCCTCCACCTTCAACTACAACCCCGCCCAGCAGGCCTTCTGA
- the LOC137589466 gene encoding CCR4-NOT transcription complex subunit 2-like isoform X2, giving the protein MFGANRKKFMEGVEGDYADDSSLYYTQQSMFPPHRADKDMLASSSASSTGQLSQLGASLYGPQSALGFPMRGMNSSTAPPLSRSGLNQSASQLTSHASTPNTGTMHTPPSPNRGILPMSSRSVLNHSQQVGGPTGQTGGMVGGVGGERGVGSGVGAGRSNSMGSPSRSSPSIIGMPKQQQTRQPFTINSMSGFGVNRNPGFNMNNSLSNNIFNGTDGSENVTGLDLSDFPALADRSRRDGGSNPTPLLNPLAGRAPYVGMVTKPSSEQSQDFSIHNEDFPALPGPNYQSKDPTSSSDDSKTNLNSSGKPAPNSDGPKFPGDKSSAPSNNNQQKKGIQVLPDGRVTNIPVGMVTDQFGMIGLLTFIRAAETDPGMVHLALGSDLTTLGLNLNSPENLYPKFASPWASAPCRPQDIDFHVPSEYLTNIHIRDKLAAIKLSRYGEDLLFYLYYMNGGDLLQLLAAVELFNRDWRYHKEERVWITRAPGMEPTLKTNAYERGTYYFFDCLNWRKVAKEFHLEYEKLEERPHVPSTFNYNPAQQAF; this is encoded by the exons ATGTTTGGTGCTAACCGGAAGAAGTTTATGGAGGGTGTAGAGGGCGACTACGCCGACGACTCCAGCCTCTACTACACCCAACAGTCCATGTTCCCTCCACACCGCGCCGACAAAGAC ATGCTGGCATCCTCATCGGCTTCCTCAACGGGTCAACTGTCGCAGCTCGGAGCTAGCTTATATGGACCTCAGA GTGCTCTGGGGTTTCCCATGCGGGGCATGAACAGCAGCACGGCGCCCCCGCTGAGCCGGAGCGGCTTGAACCAGTCGGCCAGCCAGCTAACCAGTCACGCCAGCACGCCCAACACCGGCACCATGCACACCCCGCCCTCTCCCAACAG GGGGATCCTACCAATGAGCAGCCGGAGCGTCCTGAACCACAGCCAGCAGGTGGGCGGGCCGACGGGCCAGACGGGCGGGATGGTGGGCGGAGTCGGAGGAGAGAGGGGCGTTGGAAGCGGCGTGGGGGCTGGGCGGAGCAACAGCATGGGGAGTCCCAGCCGGTCGTCGCCGAGCATCATCGGAATGCCCAAGCAGCAGCAGACACGGCAGCCGTTCACCATCAACAG CATGTCGGGGTTCGGGGTAAACAGGAACCCAGGCTTCAACATGAACAACTCTCTGTCCAACAACATCTTCAACGGCACAG ACGGCAGTGAGAACGTGACGGGTTTGGACCTGTCAGACTTCCCAGCGTTAGCCGACAGGAGTCGAAGGGACGGGGGCTCCAACCCCACCCCGCTGCTCAACCCGCTGGCCGGTCGGGCTCCTTACG ttGGCATGGTAACCAAGCCGTCCAGTGAACAGTCGCAGGACTTCTCCATCCACAATGAGGACTTCCCAGCACTTCCTGGTCCCAACTACCAATCAAAAGACCCCACCAGCAGCAGCGACGACAGCAAAACG aatcTGAACTCATCAGGAAAGCCCGCCCCCAACTCAGATGGTCCAAAGTTCCCCGGCGACAAGAGCTCAGCGCCTAGCAACAACAACCAGCAGAAGAAAGGAATCCAGGTGCTTCCAGACG GACGAGTGACCAACATCCCGGTCGGCATGGTAACGGACCAGTTTGGGATGATCGGCCTGCTGACGTTTATCCGGGCGGCGGAGACCGACCCCGGGATGGTCCACCTGGCGCTGGGGTCTGACCTCACCACGCTGGGCCTCAACCTCAACTCACCTGA GAATCTTTATCCTAAGTTTGCATCTCCCTGGGCGTCGGCTCCGTGTCGGCCGCAGGACATCG ACTTCCACGTCCCCTCAGAGTATTTAACCAACATCCACATAAGGGACAAG CTAGCGGCTATCAAGTTGTCTCGATACGGAGAAGATCTGCTGTTTTATCTCTACTACATGAACGGAGGAGATCTACTACAGCTGCTGGCTGCTGTGGAgct gttcAACAGGGACTGGCGGTACCATAAAGAGGAGCGGGTCTGGATCACCAGAGCTCCGGGGATGGAGCCCACTCTGAAGACCAACGCCTATGAGAGAGGGACCTATTACTTCTTTGACTGCCTCAACTGGAGGAAGGTGGCcaag gAGTTCCACCTGGAGTACGAGAAGCTGGAGGAGCGGCCTCACGTTCCCTCCACCTTCAACTACAACCCCGCCCAGCAGGCCTTCTGA
- the LOC137589096 gene encoding calcium-activated potassium channel subunit beta-4-like, producing MAKMRVSYEYSEAEDKSIRLGLFLIACGILSLFILGFCWLSPALHSLQSKPANCTVVSVLRPEEMFECVFTCGADCRGTSLYPCLQIFVNNSQSNAVALLHFDEQQLVLNPKCSYVPPCERDNQKNRDSVLWWEDYFTKEVSSQAFTCFFNQQRRPDDVLWRRSHDASVLLHCVLWPMVSLLLGTLIVLLTVCARSLAVRAEALQKRKCSYEVCQDLSATPSSRRGNKADQPLSTNSDLDLSSPTRTLPLFAVPVRRRDREH from the exons ATGGCGAAGATGCGGGTGTCGTACGAGTACTCGGAGGCGGAGGACAAGAGCATCCGGCTCGGTCTGTTCCTGATCGCCTGCGGGATCCTCAGCCTCTTCATCCTGGGCTTCTGCTGGCTCAGCCCCGCGCTGCACAGCCTGCAGAGCAAGCCGGCCAACTGCACG GTGGTGTCGGTGCTGCGTCCTGAGGagatgtttgagtgtgtgttcacctgcGGGGCCGACTGCCGGGGGACGTCGCTCTACCCCTGCCTGCAGATCTTCGTCAACAACTCCCAGTCCAACGCCGTCGCCCTGCTGCACTTCGACGAGCAGCAGCTGGTCCTCAACCCCAAG TGTTCCTACGTCCCCCCCTGTGAGAGGGACAACCAGAAGAACCGGGACAGCGTCCTGTGGTGGGAGGACTACTTCACCAAGGAGGTCAGCAGCCAGGCCTTCACCTGCTTCTTCAACCAGCAGCGGAG ACCCGATGACGTGCTGTGGCGCCGTTCCCATGACGCCAGCGTCCTGCTGCACTGCGTCCTCTGGCCAATGGTGTCGCTGCTGCTGGGTACTCTCATCGTTCTCCTGACGGTGTGCGCCCGCTCGCTCGCCGTCCGCGCCGAGGCCCTGCAGAAGAGGAAATGCTCCTATGAGGTGTGCCAGGACCTTTCTGCCACGCCCTCCAGTCGCCGCGGCAACAAGGCGGACCAGCCGCTCTCCACAAACTCTGACCTCGACCTCTCGTCGCCGACACGGACCCTGCCGCTGTTTGCCGTTCCGGTGCGCCGCCGTGATCGAGAACATTGA